The Pseudomonas extremaustralis genome contains a region encoding:
- the cmoA gene encoding carboxy-S-adenosyl-L-methionine synthase CmoA, whose product MSKEPDRLFAQPLPQVPDFAFNEDVVRVFPDMIKRSVPGYPTIVENLGVLAAQFAQPNSVLYDLGSSLGAVTQALRRHVRTDGCRVIAVDNSAAMVERCREYLNGQDSMFQELLPVEVIEGDILALQFQPASVVALNFTLQFIAPEQRLALLGRIRQALLPGGALILSEKLRFNDLEEHALLTDLHIAFKRANGYSELEIAQKRSAIENVMKPDSLEEHRERLLAAGFSKVVPWFQCLNFASLIALP is encoded by the coding sequence GTGAGCAAAGAACCCGATCGCCTATTCGCCCAGCCCCTGCCCCAGGTGCCGGACTTCGCCTTTAACGAAGACGTGGTGCGGGTGTTCCCGGACATGATCAAACGCTCAGTGCCCGGTTACCCGACCATCGTCGAGAACCTTGGCGTCCTCGCGGCGCAGTTTGCCCAACCCAACAGCGTGCTCTACGACCTGGGTTCGTCCCTCGGCGCGGTGACCCAGGCCCTGCGCCGTCATGTGCGCACAGATGGCTGCCGCGTCATCGCGGTGGATAACTCGGCGGCCATGGTCGAGCGCTGCCGCGAATACCTCAATGGCCAGGACTCGATGTTCCAGGAGTTGCTGCCGGTGGAAGTGATCGAGGGCGATATCCTCGCGCTGCAGTTCCAGCCGGCCTCGGTGGTGGCGCTGAACTTCACCCTGCAATTCATCGCCCCCGAACAGCGCCTGGCGTTGCTCGGACGCATTCGCCAGGCGCTGTTGCCCGGCGGTGCACTGATCCTCTCGGAAAAGCTGCGTTTCAATGACCTTGAAGAACACGCGCTGCTCACCGACCTGCACATCGCGTTCAAACGCGCCAACGGCTACAGCGAACTGGAAATCGCCCAGAAGCGCAGCGCCATCGAAAACGTCATGAAGCCCGACAGCCTCGAAGAACACCGCGAACGCCTGTTGGCGGCCGGGTTCTCGAAAGTCGTGCCGTGGTTCCAGTGTCTTAACTTTGCCTCGTTGATTGCCTTGCCATGA
- the cmoB gene encoding tRNA 5-methoxyuridine(34)/uridine 5-oxyacetic acid(34) synthase CmoB: MIDLSPLARHLVGTPLAVWAQGLQAQLDSKMEKGHGDLERWQSALDALPKIQPSHVDLLNGLTLDTDCDDATRAQMHSALMGLCPWRKGPFHLFGVHVDTEWRSDWKWSRVAPHLDLKGKRILDVGCGNGYYMWRMLGAGADSVIGVDPNWLFFCQFQAVQRYLSEPRAWHLPFPFEDLPPNLEGFDTVFSMGVFYHRRSPIEHLLALKETLVKGGELVLETLVIEGDQQQVLVPEDRYAQMRNVWFLPSVPALMLWLRRAGFSDVRCVDVSVTTVEEQRGTEWMKYQSLSDFLDPDDHSKTIEGLPAPMRAVIIARK; the protein is encoded by the coding sequence ATGATTGATCTGTCCCCCCTCGCCCGCCATCTGGTCGGCACTCCCCTGGCCGTGTGGGCCCAGGGCCTGCAAGCGCAACTCGATAGCAAGATGGAAAAGGGCCATGGCGACCTGGAGCGCTGGCAGAGCGCGCTGGATGCCTTGCCGAAAATCCAGCCCAGCCATGTCGACCTGCTCAATGGCCTGACCCTCGACACCGATTGCGACGACGCCACCCGCGCGCAGATGCACAGCGCATTGATGGGCCTGTGCCCGTGGCGCAAGGGCCCGTTCCACCTATTCGGCGTGCATGTGGACACCGAATGGCGTTCGGACTGGAAGTGGTCGCGGGTCGCACCGCACCTGGACCTGAAAGGCAAACGCATCCTCGATGTGGGCTGCGGCAACGGCTACTACATGTGGCGCATGCTCGGCGCCGGGGCCGACAGCGTGATCGGCGTGGACCCCAACTGGCTGTTCTTCTGCCAATTCCAGGCGGTGCAGCGTTACCTGTCCGAGCCCAGGGCCTGGCACTTGCCGTTCCCGTTCGAGGACCTGCCGCCGAACCTGGAAGGCTTCGATACTGTGTTTTCCATGGGCGTGTTCTATCACCGTCGCTCGCCCATCGAACACCTGCTGGCGTTGAAGGAAACCCTGGTCAAAGGCGGCGAGCTGGTCCTGGAAACCCTGGTGATCGAAGGCGACCAGCAACAAGTGCTGGTACCGGAAGACCGCTATGCGCAGATGCGCAACGTGTGGTTCCTGCCGTCGGTGCCGGCATTGATGCTATGGCTGCGCCGTGCCGGGTTCAGCGACGTGCGTTGTGTGGATGTGAGCGTGACCACGGTGGAGGAACAGCGCGGCACCGAGTGGATGAAGTACCAGTCGCTGAGTGACTTCCTCGACCCCGACGATCACAGCAAGACGATTGAAGGGCTGCCGGCGCCGATGCGCGCCGTGATCATCGCGCGCAAGTAA
- the tadA gene encoding tRNA adenosine(34) deaminase TadA — protein MRQIRPTAIIDRSRDQDFMREALALAAQGAALGEVPVGAVLVQDGEIIGRGFNCPISGNDPSAHAEMVAIRAAAQALSNYRLPGSTLYVTLEPCSMCAGLIVHSRIARVVYGALEPKAGIVQSQGQFFTQGFLNHRVLFEGGVLAEECGTVLSEFFKARRAKPQI, from the coding sequence ATGCGTCAGATTCGTCCCACGGCGATCATCGACCGCAGCCGCGACCAGGACTTCATGCGCGAAGCCCTGGCCCTCGCCGCCCAAGGCGCCGCGCTGGGCGAGGTGCCTGTCGGCGCGGTGCTGGTGCAGGACGGTGAAATCATCGGCCGCGGCTTCAACTGCCCCATCAGCGGCAACGACCCCAGCGCCCATGCCGAAATGGTCGCCATCCGCGCCGCCGCGCAGGCGCTCAGCAACTATCGCCTGCCCGGCAGCACGCTGTATGTGACGCTGGAACCGTGCAGCATGTGCGCCGGCCTGATCGTGCATTCGCGCATCGCGCGGGTGGTGTATGGCGCGCTGGAGCCCAAGGCGGGGATTGTGCAAAGCCAGGGGCAGTTCTTTACCCAGGGCTTCCTGAACCATCGAGTGCTGTTCGAAGGCGGTGTGCTGGCCGAGGAATGCGGGACTGTCCTGAGTGAGTTCTTCAAGGCCCGCCGGGCCAAGCCTCAGATCTAA
- a CDS encoding multicopper oxidase family protein: MSRSFSRRQILGGLAGLAVVGVGAGGAYRYWLGKVAEAEAGHDYELIAAPLDVELVPGHKTPAWAFGPSAPGTELRVRQGEWLRVRFINHLPVATTIHWHGIRLPLEMDGVPYVSQLPVLPGEYFDYKFRVPDAGSYWYHPHVSSSEELGRGLVGPLIVEEREPTGFKHERTLSLKSWHVDEEGAFVPFSIPREAARGGTAGRLSTINGVSQAVIDLPAGQITRVRLLNLDNTLTYRINIPDAEAQIYALDGNPVEPRPLGKEYWLGPGMRICLAIKAPPAGEELSIRNGPVRLGTLRSVANADAPSEWPPALPANPIAEPDLANAQKLNFNFEWVGSVSVNVDNGKPPSLWQINGQAWDITDKTCADRPIAKLEKGKSYIFELKNMTQYQHPIHLHGMSFKVIASNRHAVIPYFTDTYLLGKNERARVALVADNPGVWMFHCHVIDHMETGLMAAIEVA, encoded by the coding sequence GTGTCCCGATCCTTTTCCCGTCGACAAATCCTGGGTGGTCTTGCAGGCCTGGCTGTAGTGGGCGTCGGTGCCGGTGGCGCCTACCGCTACTGGCTGGGGAAAGTTGCCGAGGCCGAGGCGGGGCACGATTACGAACTGATCGCCGCGCCGCTCGACGTCGAGCTGGTGCCGGGGCACAAGACCCCAGCCTGGGCGTTCGGCCCTTCGGCGCCGGGCACTGAGTTGCGCGTGCGCCAGGGCGAATGGCTGCGGGTGCGCTTTATCAACCACCTGCCGGTCGCCACCACCATCCACTGGCACGGCATCCGCCTGCCGCTGGAAATGGACGGCGTGCCCTACGTCTCGCAATTGCCGGTACTGCCCGGCGAATACTTCGACTACAAATTCCGCGTGCCCGACGCCGGCAGCTACTGGTATCACCCCCATGTGAGCAGCAGCGAAGAACTCGGCCGTGGCCTGGTCGGCCCGCTGATCGTCGAGGAGCGCGAGCCCACCGGCTTCAAGCACGAACGCACCCTGAGCCTGAAAAGCTGGCACGTAGACGAAGAGGGCGCTTTCGTCCCCTTCAGCATCCCCCGTGAAGCCGCGCGGGGCGGCACGGCCGGGCGTCTGTCGACGATCAATGGCGTGTCCCAGGCGGTGATCGACTTACCCGCCGGGCAGATCACCCGTGTGCGCCTGCTCAACCTCGACAACACCCTGACCTATCGCATCAACATCCCCGACGCCGAAGCGCAGATCTACGCACTGGACGGCAACCCCGTCGAGCCGCGCCCGCTCGGCAAGGAATACTGGTTGGGCCCAGGCATGCGTATCTGCCTGGCGATCAAGGCCCCGCCCGCGGGCGAAGAGCTGTCGATCCGCAATGGCCCGGTGCGCCTCGGCACCCTCCGTTCCGTGGCCAATGCCGATGCGCCGAGCGAATGGCCACCGGCATTGCCCGCCAACCCGATCGCCGAGCCAGACCTGGCCAATGCACAGAAACTCAACTTCAATTTCGAGTGGGTCGGCTCGGTCTCGGTCAACGTCGACAACGGCAAACCGCCGAGCCTGTGGCAGATCAACGGCCAGGCCTGGGACATCACCGACAAGACCTGCGCCGACCGCCCGATTGCCAAGCTGGAAAAGGGCAAGAGCTACATTTTCGAATTGAAGAACATGACCCAGTACCAGCACCCGATCCACCTGCACGGCATGAGCTTCAAGGTGATCGCCTCGAACCGCCACGCGGTGATTCCGTATTTCACCGACACCTACCTGCTGGGCAAGAACGAACGCGCCCGCGTGGCGCTGGTGGCGGATAACCCTGGGGTGTGGATGTTCCACTGCCACGTCATCGACCATATGGAAACCGGCCTGATGGCTGCGATCGAGGTGGCGTGA
- the pdxJ gene encoding pyridoxine 5'-phosphate synthase, translating to MSTSNRILLGVNIDHVATLRQARGTRYPDPVKAALDAEEAGADGITVHLREDRRHIQERDVLLLKDVLQTRMNFEMGVTEEMMAFAERIRPAHICLVPETRQELTTEGGLDVAGQEARIKAAVERLSKIGSEVSLFIDADERQIEAARRVGAPAIELHTGRYADATTPTEVADELQRIIDGVNCGLKEGLIVNAGHGLHYHNVEAVAAIKGINELNIGHALVAHALFVGFKGAVAEMKALILAAAKA from the coding sequence GTGAGCACCAGCAATCGCATTCTTCTTGGCGTCAACATCGACCACGTCGCCACTCTGCGCCAGGCCCGGGGCACCCGTTACCCCGATCCGGTCAAGGCCGCGCTGGACGCCGAAGAAGCGGGCGCCGATGGCATCACCGTGCACCTGCGCGAAGATCGCCGCCACATTCAGGAGCGCGACGTGCTCTTGCTCAAGGATGTGCTGCAAACCCGCATGAACTTCGAGATGGGCGTCACCGAAGAAATGATGGCCTTTGCCGAGCGCATCCGCCCGGCGCACATCTGCCTGGTCCCGGAAACCCGCCAGGAACTGACCACCGAAGGCGGCCTCGACGTAGCCGGCCAGGAAGCGCGGATCAAGGCGGCGGTAGAGCGTTTGTCGAAGATCGGCAGCGAAGTCTCGCTGTTCATCGATGCCGACGAGCGCCAGATCGAAGCCGCGCGCCGGGTCGGCGCGCCGGCCATTGAGTTGCACACCGGCCGTTATGCCGACGCGACCACGCCGACTGAAGTGGCCGACGAGCTGCAACGCATCATCGACGGCGTGAACTGCGGCCTTAAAGAAGGCCTGATCGTCAACGCCGGCCATGGCCTGCATTACCACAACGTCGAAGCCGTGGCGGCGATCAAGGGCATCAATGAGCTGAACATCGGCCATGCGTTGGTGGCACACGCGCTGTTCGTCGGTTTCAAAGGTGCGGTGGCTGAGATGAAGGCCCTGATCCTGGCCGCTGCCAAGGCCTGA
- the recO gene encoding DNA repair protein RecO produces MSQSPPPSQLAYVLHSRAYRETSALVDFLTPQGRLRAVLRSARGKAGTLARPFVALDVEFRGKGELKNVGRMESVGTSAWLNGEALFSGLYLNELLIRLLPAEDPHPAVFDHYAATLLALAEGRPLEPLLRAFEWRLLDDLGYGFELSNDLHGDPIAADGMYRLQVDAGLERVYLLQPGLFQGTELLAMSEADWTAPGALSAAKRLMRQALAVHLGGRPLVSRELFRKP; encoded by the coding sequence ATGTCCCAATCCCCACCTCCCAGCCAGCTCGCCTACGTCTTGCACAGCCGCGCCTACCGCGAGACCAGTGCGTTGGTGGACTTCCTCACGCCTCAAGGACGACTGCGCGCGGTATTGCGCAGTGCGCGGGGCAAGGCGGGCACGTTGGCGCGGCCGTTCGTGGCCCTGGATGTGGAGTTTCGCGGCAAGGGCGAGCTGAAGAACGTCGGGCGCATGGAAAGTGTCGGTACCTCGGCCTGGCTCAATGGCGAGGCGCTGTTCAGCGGCCTTTACCTCAATGAACTATTGATCCGCCTGCTGCCCGCCGAAGACCCGCACCCGGCGGTCTTCGATCACTACGCCGCCACCCTGTTGGCCCTGGCCGAAGGTCGCCCCCTGGAACCGCTGCTGCGTGCGTTCGAGTGGCGCTTGCTCGACGACCTGGGCTATGGCTTCGAACTGAGCAACGACCTGCACGGCGACCCTATCGCCGCCGACGGCATGTACCGCCTGCAAGTAGACGCTGGCCTCGAGCGTGTCTACCTGCTGCAACCGGGTCTGTTCCAGGGCACCGAGCTGTTGGCCATGAGCGAAGCCGACTGGACCGCCCCCGGCGCCCTGTCTGCCGCCAAGCGCCTGATGCGCCAGGCCCTCGCCGTGCATTTGGGCGGACGGCCGCTGGTCAGTCGCGAGTTGTTTCGAAAGCCCTGA
- the era gene encoding GTPase Era: protein MTDSTATRCGYVAIVGRPNVGKSTLLNHILGQKLAITSRKPQTTRHNMLGIKTEGNVQAVYVDTPGMHKGGEKALNRYMNKTASAALKDVDVVIFVVDRTKWTDEDQMVLERVQYVTGPLIVALNKTDRIEDKAELMPHLSWLQEQLPNAQIMPISAQHGHNLDALERVIAGYLPENEHFFPEDQITDRSSRFLAAELVREKIMRQMGAELPYQITVEIEEFKQQGKTLHIHALILVERDGQKKIIIGDKGERIKRIGTEARKDMELLFDSKIMLNLWVKVKGGWSDDERALRSLGYGDL from the coding sequence ATGACTGATTCAACCGCAACACGCTGTGGCTATGTTGCCATCGTCGGCCGTCCGAACGTGGGCAAGTCCACGTTGCTCAACCACATCCTCGGCCAGAAGCTCGCGATCACCTCGCGCAAGCCGCAGACCACCCGCCACAACATGCTGGGCATCAAGACCGAAGGCAACGTGCAAGCGGTCTACGTCGACACCCCCGGCATGCACAAAGGCGGCGAGAAAGCCCTGAACCGCTACATGAACAAGACCGCTTCGGCGGCGTTGAAGGACGTCGACGTGGTGATCTTCGTGGTCGACCGCACCAAGTGGACCGACGAAGACCAGATGGTCCTCGAGCGTGTGCAGTACGTCACCGGCCCGTTGATCGTCGCGCTGAACAAGACCGACCGCATCGAAGACAAAGCCGAGCTGATGCCGCACCTGAGCTGGTTGCAGGAGCAACTGCCGAACGCCCAGATCATGCCGATCTCGGCCCAGCACGGCCACAACCTCGACGCCCTGGAGCGTGTGATCGCCGGCTACCTGCCGGAGAACGAGCACTTCTTCCCGGAAGACCAGATCACCGACCGCAGCAGCCGTTTCCTCGCCGCCGAACTGGTGCGCGAGAAAATCATGCGCCAGATGGGCGCCGAGCTGCCGTACCAGATCACCGTCGAAATCGAAGAGTTCAAGCAGCAGGGCAAGACCTTGCATATCCATGCGCTGATCCTCGTTGAACGTGACGGCCAGAAGAAAATCATCATTGGCGACAAGGGCGAGCGCATCAAACGCATCGGCACCGAAGCGCGCAAGGACATGGAATTGCTGTTCGATTCCAAGATCATGCTCAACCTGTGGGTGAAGGTTAAAGGCGGCTGGTCCGACGACGAGCGTGCACTGCGCTCCCTGGGCTACGGCGACCTGTAA
- the rnc gene encoding ribonuclease III: MSVSLSRLERQLGYTFKDQELMVLALTHRSFAGRNNERLEFLGDAILNFVAGEALFERFPQAREGQLSRLRARLVKGETLAVLARGFGLGEYLRLGSGELKSGGFRRESILADALEALIGAIYLDAGMEAAKARVTAWLTSEIESLTLVDTNKDPKTRLQEFLQSRGCELPRYEVVDIQGEPHCRVFFVECEITLLNEKSRGQGVSRRIAEQVAAAAALIALGVENGHD; this comes from the coding sequence GTGAGCGTTTCTTTAAGTCGTCTCGAGCGTCAGCTCGGCTACACCTTCAAGGATCAGGAATTAATGGTCCTTGCCCTCACACACCGCAGTTTTGCAGGGCGCAATAACGAGCGCCTGGAATTCCTCGGTGATGCCATCCTCAATTTCGTCGCCGGTGAAGCGCTGTTCGAGCGTTTTCCCCAAGCCCGTGAAGGCCAACTGTCGCGCTTGCGTGCGCGGTTGGTGAAGGGCGAGACCCTGGCCGTGCTGGCCCGTGGCTTTGGCTTGGGCGAATACCTGCGCCTGGGTTCCGGTGAGTTGAAGAGCGGCGGTTTCCGTCGCGAATCGATCCTGGCCGATGCCCTTGAGGCGTTGATCGGTGCGATCTACCTCGATGCAGGCATGGAAGCGGCCAAGGCACGTGTCACCGCCTGGCTGACGTCCGAGATCGAAAGCCTCACGCTGGTCGACACCAACAAAGATCCCAAGACCCGCCTGCAGGAATTCCTGCAGTCGCGCGGGTGCGAACTGCCACGCTACGAAGTGGTGGATATCCAGGGTGAGCCCCATTGCCGCGTGTTCTTCGTGGAATGTGAAATCACCTTACTGAACGAAAAAAGCCGAGGTCAGGGTGTGAGCCGTCGTATTGCCGAACAGGTAGCGGCCGCCGCAGCACTGATTGCCCTGGGCGTGGAGAATGGCCATGACTGA
- the lepB gene encoding signal peptidase I: MSLNFPLLLVIAVAVCGLLALLDLVFFAPRRRAAIASYQGSVSQPDGVVIEKLNKEPLLVEYGKSFFPVLFIVLVLRSFLVEPFQIPSGSMKPTLDVGDFILVNKFSYGIRLPVIDKKVIEVGDPQRGDVMVFRYPSDPNVNYIKRVVGLPGDVIRYTSDKRLFINGESVAEKLLGIEPNTLGSAELYQEKLGTVEHQIRKEMTRYRAQPDGEWKVPAGHYFMMGDNRDNSNDSRYWDDPTIPKDLLGMVPDENIVGKAFAVWMSWPEPKLSHLPNFSRVGLIK, translated from the coding sequence ATGTCGCTAAATTTCCCGCTGTTGCTGGTCATCGCCGTTGCCGTTTGCGGACTCCTGGCGTTGCTCGATCTGGTGTTCTTCGCCCCGCGTCGGCGGGCGGCTATCGCGTCCTATCAAGGCAGCGTCAGCCAGCCCGATGGCGTGGTGATCGAGAAGCTGAACAAAGAGCCTTTGCTGGTTGAATACGGCAAGTCGTTCTTCCCGGTGTTGTTCATCGTGCTGGTGCTGCGTTCGTTCCTGGTGGAGCCGTTTCAGATCCCTTCGGGGTCGATGAAACCCACCCTGGACGTGGGCGACTTCATCCTGGTGAATAAGTTTTCCTACGGGATCCGCCTGCCGGTGATCGACAAGAAGGTCATCGAGGTCGGCGATCCGCAGCGCGGCGACGTGATGGTGTTCCGCTACCCGAGCGATCCGAACGTCAACTACATCAAGCGTGTAGTCGGCCTGCCGGGTGACGTGATCCGCTACACCAGCGACAAACGCCTGTTCATCAACGGTGAGTCGGTGGCCGAAAAGCTGCTGGGCATCGAGCCGAACACCCTGGGCAGCGCCGAGCTGTACCAGGAAAAACTCGGCACCGTCGAGCACCAGATCCGCAAGGAAATGACCCGCTACCGTGCACAGCCCGATGGCGAATGGAAAGTGCCGGCCGGGCACTATTTCATGATGGGCGACAACCGCGACAACTCCAACGACAGCCGCTACTGGGATGACCCCACCATTCCCAAGGACCTGCTGGGCATGGTTCCCGACGAGAATATCGTCGGCAAGGCCTTCGCGGTCTGGATGAGCTGGCCGGAACCCAAGCTCAGCCACCTGCCGAACTTCTCGCGGGTCGGGCTGATCAAGTAA
- the lepA gene encoding translation elongation factor 4: MSDLSHIRNFSIIAHIDHGKSTLADRFIQMCGGLAEREMEAQVLDSMDLERERGITIKAHSVTLYYTAKDGIKYQLNFIDTPGHVDFTYEVSRSLAACEGALLVVDAGQGVEAQSVANCYTAIEQGLEVMPVLNKIDLPQADPDRVKEEIEKIIGIDATDAVECSAKTGLGVDEVLERLVKTIPAPTGNIEDPLQALIIDSWFDNYLGVVSLVRVRHGRVKKGDKILVKSTGKIHLVDSVGVFNPKHTATVDLKAGEVGFIIAGIKDIHGAPVGDTLTLSSTPDVDVLPGFKRIQPQVYAGLFPVSSDDFEDFREALQKLTLNDSSLQYTPESSDALGFGFRCGFLGMLHMEIIQERLEREYDLDLITTAPTVIFELLLKNGETIYVDNPSKLPDLSSIEDMREPIVRANILVPQEHLGNVITLCIEKRGVQHDMLFLGTQVQVTYDLPMNEVVLDFFDRLKSTSRGYASLDYHFDRYQSANLVKLDVLINGDKVDALALIVHKDNAHYKGRQLTEKMKELIPRQMFDVAIQAAIGGQIIARTSVKALRKNVLAKCYGGDVSRKRKLLEKQKAGKKRMKQVGNVEIPQEAFLAVLRLDS; encoded by the coding sequence GTGAGTGATTTGAGTCATATCCGCAATTTCTCCATCATCGCCCACATTGACCATGGCAAGTCGACGCTGGCCGATCGATTCATCCAGATGTGCGGCGGCCTTGCCGAGCGTGAAATGGAAGCCCAGGTATTGGACTCCATGGACCTCGAGCGCGAGCGCGGGATCACCATCAAGGCCCACAGCGTCACCCTGTACTACACCGCCAAAGACGGTATCAAGTACCAACTGAACTTCATCGACACCCCCGGCCACGTTGACTTCACCTACGAAGTCAGCCGCTCCCTGGCGGCCTGTGAAGGCGCGCTGCTGGTGGTGGACGCGGGGCAGGGCGTTGAAGCCCAGTCCGTGGCCAACTGCTACACCGCCATCGAGCAAGGCCTGGAAGTCATGCCGGTGCTGAACAAGATCGACTTGCCCCAGGCCGATCCGGACCGCGTGAAGGAAGAAATCGAAAAAATCATCGGCATTGACGCCACCGACGCCGTCGAGTGCAGCGCCAAGACCGGCCTGGGCGTCGACGAAGTGCTCGAGCGCCTGGTCAAGACCATCCCCGCCCCGACCGGCAACATCGAAGATCCGCTGCAAGCGTTGATCATCGACTCCTGGTTCGACAACTACCTGGGGGTTGTCTCCCTGGTCCGCGTACGCCACGGCCGTGTGAAGAAAGGCGACAAGATCCTGGTCAAATCCACCGGCAAGATCCACCTCGTGGACAGCGTCGGTGTGTTCAACCCGAAACATACCGCCACCGTTGATCTGAAAGCCGGCGAAGTCGGTTTCATCATCGCCGGCATCAAGGACATCCACGGTGCACCGGTAGGTGACACCCTGACCTTGAGCAGCACCCCTGACGTCGACGTGCTGCCGGGCTTCAAACGCATCCAGCCGCAGGTATACGCCGGCCTGTTCCCGGTCAGCTCCGACGACTTCGAAGACTTCCGCGAAGCCCTGCAGAAGCTGACCCTCAACGACTCGTCGTTGCAGTACACCCCGGAAAGCTCCGACGCCCTGGGCTTCGGTTTCCGTTGCGGGTTCCTGGGCATGCTGCACATGGAGATCATCCAGGAGCGCCTCGAGCGCGAATACGACCTGGACCTGATCACCACCGCGCCAACCGTTATTTTTGAGCTGTTGCTGAAAAACGGTGAAACGATTTACGTCGACAACCCGTCCAAGCTCCCGGACCTGTCGTCCATCGAAGACATGCGCGAACCGATCGTGCGCGCCAATATCCTGGTGCCGCAGGAACACCTGGGCAACGTCATTACCCTGTGTATCGAGAAGCGTGGCGTACAGCACGACATGCTGTTTCTCGGGACCCAGGTGCAAGTGACCTACGATTTGCCGATGAACGAAGTGGTCCTGGACTTCTTCGACCGTCTCAAATCCACCAGTCGCGGCTATGCTTCGCTGGACTACCATTTCGATCGTTACCAATCGGCTAATCTGGTGAAACTGGATGTGTTGATCAACGGCGACAAGGTCGATGCCCTGGCACTGATCGTGCACAAGGACAACGCGCACTACAAAGGTCGTCAGTTGACCGAGAAAATGAAAGAACTGATTCCGCGCCAGATGTTCGACGTCGCGATCCAGGCCGCCATTGGCGGGCAGATCATTGCGCGGACCTCTGTCAAGGCTCTCAGAAAGAACGTACTGGCCAAATGCTACGGCGGTGACGTAAGCCGTAAGCGCAAGCTGCTTGAGAAGCAAAAGGCCGGTAAAAAACGCATGAAGCAAGTGGGCAACGTGGAAATTCCACAAGAAGCCTTCCTTGCGGTGCTCAGGTTGGATAGTTAG
- the lptG gene encoding LPS export ABC transporter permease LptG — protein sequence MAKLDRYIGSSVLIAILAVLGIILGLASLFAFIDEVGNVSDTYTVWDVLSYVALTAPRRLYDMMPMAALIGCLIGLGGLASNSELTIMRAAGVSIGRIVWAVMKPMLLLMLCSVLIGEYVAPPAETTAQANRALAQGSGDAQSSRHGLWHRQGDEFIHINAVQPDGLLLGVTRYTFDKERHMLSSSFAKRAQYSAEQWQLSDVTTTYFRNVGQGTKASTEVINVPTEQWDIALKPELLNTVVMIPESLPISGLWGYIHYLKEQGLNNGRYWLAFWVKVLQPVVTAALVLMAISFIFGPLRSVTLGQRVFTGVLVGFTFRIAQDLLGPSSLVFGFSPLFAVLVPTAICALAGLWLLRRAG from the coding sequence GTGGCTAAGCTCGATCGCTATATTGGTAGCAGCGTACTGATCGCCATCCTGGCGGTATTGGGCATCATCCTGGGCCTGGCTTCGTTGTTCGCCTTCATCGATGAAGTGGGCAACGTCAGCGACACCTACACCGTGTGGGATGTGCTGAGCTACGTGGCCCTCACCGCGCCGCGTCGCCTCTACGACATGATGCCGATGGCCGCGCTGATCGGCTGCCTGATCGGCCTGGGCGGCCTGGCCAGCAACAGCGAACTGACCATCATGCGCGCCGCCGGGGTGTCCATTGGTCGTATCGTCTGGGCGGTGATGAAACCCATGTTGCTGCTGATGCTGTGCAGCGTGCTGATCGGCGAATACGTGGCGCCACCGGCCGAAACCACCGCCCAGGCCAACCGTGCCCTGGCCCAGGGCTCGGGCGATGCGCAAAGCTCCCGGCACGGGTTGTGGCACCGTCAGGGTGACGAATTCATCCACATCAACGCCGTGCAGCCCGACGGCCTGTTGCTTGGGGTGACGCGCTACACGTTCGACAAAGAGCGCCACATGTTGTCGTCCAGCTTCGCCAAACGTGCGCAGTACAGCGCCGAACAGTGGCAGTTGAGCGATGTCACCACCACCTACTTCCGTAATGTCGGCCAAGGCACCAAGGCCAGCACCGAAGTCATCAATGTGCCGACCGAACAGTGGGATATCGCGCTGAAGCCGGAACTGCTCAACACGGTGGTGATGATCCCTGAAAGCCTGCCGATCTCCGGGCTGTGGGGCTATATCCATTACCTCAAGGAGCAGGGCCTGAATAACGGTCGTTACTGGCTGGCGTTCTGGGTCAAGGTGTTGCAGCCGGTGGTGACCGCCGCGCTGGTGCTGATGGCGATCTCGTTCATCTTCGGCCCGTTGCGCTCCGTGACCCTGGGGCAGCGTGTATTCACCGGCGTGCTGGTGGGCTTCACCTTCCGTATCGCCCAGGACCTGCTTGGCCCATCGAGCCTGGTGTTCGGTTTCTCACCGCTGTTTGCGGTGCTGGTACCCACCGCCATCTGCGCCCTGGCCGGGTTGTGGCTGTTGCGTCGCGCCGGTTGA